From Patagioenas fasciata isolate bPatFas1 chromosome 15, bPatFas1.hap1, whole genome shotgun sequence, a single genomic window includes:
- the ARHGDIG gene encoding rho GDP-dissociation inhibitor 3 isoform X2, translated as MLGLDVCEAGGQLLELLWLALCYRDIMADKEGVMLSLEEEEDADVALAYKTPEKKSLQEIQELDPGDESLRKYKQALLGAIPAAVDASVPNVQVTRLTLMCEQAPGPITMELTGDLEVLRGRAFVLKEGVDYRVKVSFKVNREIVCGLRCLHLTYRRGRPVDRDVFMVGSYAPRAEEYEVVTPAEEVPRGWLARGSYHVRSLITDDDKTEHLSWEWGLCIKKAWED; from the exons ATGCTCGGCCTGGATGTGTGCGAGGCCGGcgggcagctgctggagctgctctggcTGGCGCTGTGTTACCGAG acaTCATGGCTGACAAGGAGGGGGTGATGCTGtcactggaggaggaggaggatgccgaCGTGGCCCTGGCATACAAGACACCAGAGAAGAAGAGCCTGCAGGAAATCCAGGAGCTGGACCCAGGGGACGAGAGCCTGCGCAAGTACAAGCAGGCGCTGCTGGGCGCCATCCCTGCTGCCGTGG ATGCCAGCGTGCCCAACGTGCAGGTGACGAGGCTCACCTTGATGTGCGAACAGGCACCCGGGCCCATCACCATGGAACTGACAG GAGACCTGGAGGTGCTGCGGGGCCGAGCCTTTGTGCTGAAGGAGGGGGTGGACTACAGGGTGAAGGTGTCCTTCAAG GTGAACAGGGAGATCGTCTGTGGGCTGCGGTGCCTGCACCTCACCTACCGCCGGGGCCGGCCAG TGGACCGCGATGTCTTCATGGTGGGCAGCTACGCACCGCGGGCCGAGGAGTATGAGGTGGTGACACCAGCGGAGGAGGTTCCGCGGGGCTGGCTGGCGCGGGGCTCCTACCACGTCCGTTCCCTCATCACCGACGATGACAAGACGGAGCATCTCTCCTGGGAGTGGGGCCTCTGCATAAAAAAGGCCTGGGAGGACTGA
- the ARHGDIG gene encoding rho GDP-dissociation inhibitor 3 isoform X1, whose amino-acid sequence MLGLDVCEAGGQLLELLWLALCYRDIMADKEGVMLSLEEEEDADVALAYKTPEKKSLQEIQELDPGDESLRKYKQALLGAIPAAVDASVPNVQVTRLTLMCEQAPGPITMELTGERWGHPWEEEGGKGCWADGLSPHAGDLEVLRGRAFVLKEGVDYRVKVSFKVNREIVCGLRCLHLTYRRGRPVDRDVFMVGSYAPRAEEYEVVTPAEEVPRGWLARGSYHVRSLITDDDKTEHLSWEWGLCIKKAWED is encoded by the exons ATGCTCGGCCTGGATGTGTGCGAGGCCGGcgggcagctgctggagctgctctggcTGGCGCTGTGTTACCGAG acaTCATGGCTGACAAGGAGGGGGTGATGCTGtcactggaggaggaggaggatgccgaCGTGGCCCTGGCATACAAGACACCAGAGAAGAAGAGCCTGCAGGAAATCCAGGAGCTGGACCCAGGGGACGAGAGCCTGCGCAAGTACAAGCAGGCGCTGCTGGGCGCCATCCCTGCTGCCGTGG ATGCCAGCGTGCCCAACGTGCAGGTGACGAGGCTCACCTTGATGTGCGAACAGGCACCCGGGCCCATCACCATGGAACTGACAGGTGAGCGGTGGGGCCACCcatgggaggaggaagggggcaaGGGGTGCTGGGCTGATGGGCTGTCTCCCCACGCAGGAGACCTGGAGGTGCTGCGGGGCCGAGCCTTTGTGCTGAAGGAGGGGGTGGACTACAGGGTGAAGGTGTCCTTCAAG GTGAACAGGGAGATCGTCTGTGGGCTGCGGTGCCTGCACCTCACCTACCGCCGGGGCCGGCCAG TGGACCGCGATGTCTTCATGGTGGGCAGCTACGCACCGCGGGCCGAGGAGTATGAGGTGGTGACACCAGCGGAGGAGGTTCCGCGGGGCTGGCTGGCGCGGGGCTCCTACCACGTCCGTTCCCTCATCACCGACGATGACAAGACGGAGCATCTCTCCTGGGAGTGGGGCCTCTGCATAAAAAAGGCCTGGGAGGACTGA
- the PDIA2 gene encoding protein disulfide-isomerase A2 isoform X2 translates to MCLCPHRLCPAGRAGSAVGTGGWKTATWSCCLIVGAGQPVAKGHEHQGSGTTCPGALICVLPLDIGFGTMQGWGTRLVWLLALAWLCLVLGGEGEDGEVVVEEEDEALSDELGEEDDDDVLVLHEHNFARALNEHQLLLVEFYAPWCGHCERLAPAFAQAAATLKNESSLARLGKVDATAQKALASEFGVTSYPTLKLFHDGNRTHPLAYTGRMDAEGIVRWMQRRAGPRATLLQDTDTAAAFISSQDLVVIGFFKDLQGQAAQAFYEVAGEVVDVPFGVAEAAELFQVYGLSADTVCLFKKFDEGRTDFPVDPARGLDVAELTQLLRVHSLELVMEFTNETSEQIFGAKIPHHMLLFLNKSSPVQLALRDGFRVAAGAFRGKVLFVVVDVTGHGAHVLPFFGMTPTDAPTLRLVKMENNHKYRMDQDAFSEAAIRTFVQAVLDGKVKPYLLSAEPPEGWDTRPVKVLVGKTFEQVAFDETKNVFVKFYAPWCSHCQAMAAAWEELGERYKDHEDIVIAELDATANELENITINGFPTLHYFPAGPGRKMVEYKSTRDVETFSKFLENGGTLPEEPPAVSQTPENSTGSKEPSSLGTAESRDEL, encoded by the exons ATGTGTCTGTGCCCCCATCGCCTCTGTCCCGCTGGCAGGGCAGGTTCTGCTGTGGGGACAGGTGGCTGGAAAACAGCCACCTGGTCCTGCTGCCTTATCGTTGGTGCCGGGCAGCCAGTAGCGAAGGGCCACGAGCACCAGGGGAGCGGCACCACCTGCCCTGGGGCCCTTATCTGTGTCCTCCCCCTGGACATTGGCTTTGGCACCATGCAGGGCTGGGGAACCCGGCTGGTTTGGCTGCTGGCActggcttggctgtgcctggtaTTGGGGGGCGAGGGGGAGGATGGGGaggtggtggtggaggaggaggatgaagcacTCTCGGACGAGCTTGGGGAAGAGGACGAC GACGACGTCCTGGTGCTCCATGAGCACAACTTTGCCCGTGCCCTGAATgagcaccagctgctgctggtggaGTTCT ACGCGCCGTGGTGCGGGCACTGCGAGCGGCTGGCCCCGGCCTTTGCCCAGGCAGCCGCCACGCTGAAGAACGAGTCCAGCCTGGCACGGCTGGGCAAGGTGGATGCCACGGCGCAGAAGGCCCTGGCCAGCGAGTTTGGCGTCACTTCATACCCCACACTCAAGCTCTTCCATGACGGCAACCGCACCCACCCCCTCGCCTACACCG GCCGTATGGACGCTGAGGGCATCGTGCGCTGGATGCAGCGTCGGGCCGGCCCCAGAGCCACGCTGCTGCAGGACACCGACACCGCCGCCGCCTTCATCAGCTCCCAGGATTTGGTGGTCATCGGCTTCTTCAAG GACCTGCAGGGCCAGGCAGCCCAGGCGTTTTACGAGGTGGCCGGCGAGGTGGTGGACGTGCCGTTCGGAGTGGCCGAGGCAGCTGAGCTCTTCCAGGTGTATGGGCTGTCAGCCGACACTGTCTGCCTCTTCAAGAAG TTCGACGAGGGACGGACAGACTTCCCCGTGGACCCAGCCCGGGGGCTGGATGTGGCTGAGCTCACCCAGTTGCTCCGCGTCCACAGCCTGGAGCTGGTGATGGAGTTCACCAACGAG accTCTGAACAGATATTTGGTGCCAAGATCCCCCACCACATGCTGCTTTTCCTCAACAAGTCCTCACCGGTGCAGCTGGCACTGCGGGATGGATTCCGGGTGGCTGCCGGTGCCTTCCGGGGCAAG GTACTCTTTGTGGTGGTGGACGTGACTGGGCACGGTGCTCACGTCCTGCCCTTCTTCGGCATGACACCTACTGACGCCCCAACCCTGCGCTTGGTCAAGATGGAGAACAATCACAAGTACCGGATGGACCAGGACGCCTTCTCGGAGGCGGCCATCCGCACCTTCGTCCAGGCGGTGCTGGATGGAAAGGTGAAG CCCTACCTGCTGAGCGCGGAGCCCCCCGAGGGCTGGGACACACGGCCCGTTAAAGTCCTGGTGGGGAAGACCTTTGAGCAGGTGGCGTTCGACGAGACCAAGAACGTCTTTGTTAAGTTCT ACGCGCCGTGGTGCTCCCACTGCCAGGCCATGGCAGCCGCCTGGGAGGAGCTGGGCGAGCGCTACAAGGACCACGAGGACATCGTCATCGCTGAGCTGGATGCCACGGCCAACGAGTTGGAGAACATCACCATCAATGGCTTCCCCACCCTGCACTACTTCCCTGCGGGGCCGGGCAGGAAG ATGGTTGAGTACAAGAGCACCCGAGATGTGGAGACCTTCTCAAAGTTCCTGGAAAATGGGGGGACGCTGCCCGAGGAGCCACCTGCA GTGTCCCAGACCCCCGAGAACAGCACAGGCAGCAAGGAGCCGAGTTCGCTTGGGACGGCCGAATCCCGGGATGAGCTATGA
- the PDIA2 gene encoding protein disulfide-isomerase A2 isoform X1, with product MVGVWDMGPGAGDVDRGTSWSPTGSCSHSVPQPPTEPTLGTRDTPKLSWGRPYCQHCPLPADAPWCGHCERLAPAFAQAAATLKNESSLARLGKVDATAQKALASEFGVTSYPTLKLFHDGNRTHPLAYTGRMDAEGIVRWMQRRAGPRATLLQDTDTAAAFISSQDLVVIGFFKDLQGQAAQAFYEVAGEVVDVPFGVAEAAELFQVYGLSADTVCLFKKFDEGRTDFPVDPARGLDVAELTQLLRVHSLELVMEFTNETSEQIFGAKIPHHMLLFLNKSSPVQLALRDGFRVAAGAFRGKVLFVVVDVTGHGAHVLPFFGMTPTDAPTLRLVKMENNHKYRMDQDAFSEAAIRTFVQAVLDGKVKPYLLSAEPPEGWDTRPVKVLVGKTFEQVAFDETKNVFVKFYAPWCSHCQAMAAAWEELGERYKDHEDIVIAELDATANELENITINGFPTLHYFPAGPGRKMVEYKSTRDVETFSKFLENGGTLPEEPPAVSEVPPHQGPPIPTQFPAVVGRDQLLWDGDRDRQGVCVCPCLTTVFSRCPRPPRTAQAARSRVRLGRPNPGMSYEPRPTRAPAINHLETMRALCVCGSAAPRGARCGNNSVSLGTQQSQLLVQR from the exons ATGGTGGGTGTGTGGGACATGGGCCCTGGTGCAGGGGACGTGGACAGGGGCACGAGCTGGAGCCCAACAGGCTCATGCAGCCATTCTGTGCCCCAGCCACCCACTGAGCCCACCCTGGGAACCAGGGACACCCCAAAGCTGTCCTGGGGCCGTCCCTACTGCCAACACTGTCCACTGCCTGCAGACGCGCCGTGGTGCGGGCACTGCGAGCGGCTGGCCCCGGCCTTTGCCCAGGCAGCCGCCACGCTGAAGAACGAGTCCAGCCTGGCACGGCTGGGCAAGGTGGATGCCACGGCGCAGAAGGCCCTGGCCAGCGAGTTTGGCGTCACTTCATACCCCACACTCAAGCTCTTCCATGACGGCAACCGCACCCACCCCCTCGCCTACACCG GCCGTATGGACGCTGAGGGCATCGTGCGCTGGATGCAGCGTCGGGCCGGCCCCAGAGCCACGCTGCTGCAGGACACCGACACCGCCGCCGCCTTCATCAGCTCCCAGGATTTGGTGGTCATCGGCTTCTTCAAG GACCTGCAGGGCCAGGCAGCCCAGGCGTTTTACGAGGTGGCCGGCGAGGTGGTGGACGTGCCGTTCGGAGTGGCCGAGGCAGCTGAGCTCTTCCAGGTGTATGGGCTGTCAGCCGACACTGTCTGCCTCTTCAAGAAG TTCGACGAGGGACGGACAGACTTCCCCGTGGACCCAGCCCGGGGGCTGGATGTGGCTGAGCTCACCCAGTTGCTCCGCGTCCACAGCCTGGAGCTGGTGATGGAGTTCACCAACGAG accTCTGAACAGATATTTGGTGCCAAGATCCCCCACCACATGCTGCTTTTCCTCAACAAGTCCTCACCGGTGCAGCTGGCACTGCGGGATGGATTCCGGGTGGCTGCCGGTGCCTTCCGGGGCAAG GTACTCTTTGTGGTGGTGGACGTGACTGGGCACGGTGCTCACGTCCTGCCCTTCTTCGGCATGACACCTACTGACGCCCCAACCCTGCGCTTGGTCAAGATGGAGAACAATCACAAGTACCGGATGGACCAGGACGCCTTCTCGGAGGCGGCCATCCGCACCTTCGTCCAGGCGGTGCTGGATGGAAAGGTGAAG CCCTACCTGCTGAGCGCGGAGCCCCCCGAGGGCTGGGACACACGGCCCGTTAAAGTCCTGGTGGGGAAGACCTTTGAGCAGGTGGCGTTCGACGAGACCAAGAACGTCTTTGTTAAGTTCT ACGCGCCGTGGTGCTCCCACTGCCAGGCCATGGCAGCCGCCTGGGAGGAGCTGGGCGAGCGCTACAAGGACCACGAGGACATCGTCATCGCTGAGCTGGATGCCACGGCCAACGAGTTGGAGAACATCACCATCAATGGCTTCCCCACCCTGCACTACTTCCCTGCGGGGCCGGGCAGGAAG ATGGTTGAGTACAAGAGCACCCGAGATGTGGAGACCTTCTCAAAGTTCCTGGAAAATGGGGGGACGCTGCCCGAGGAGCCACCTGCAGTGAGTGAGGTCCCCCCACACCAGGGCCCCCCCATCCCAACACAGTTCCCAGCCGTGGTTGGGCGGGATCAGCTcctctgggatggggacagggacaggcagggggtGTGTGTCTGTCCATGCCTCACCACCGTCTTCTCCAGGTGTCCCAGACCCCCGAGAACAGCACAGGCAGCAAGGAGCCGAGTTCGCTTGGGACGGCCGAATCCCGGGATGAGCTATGAGCCCCGTCCCACTCGTGCTCCTGCTATAAACCACCTGGAAACGATGCGGGCTCTGTGTGTCTGTGGCTCTGCCGCACCGCGGGGTGCACGTTGTGGAAACAACTCTGTGTCCTTGGGGACACAGCAGAGCCAGCTGCTGGTGCAAAGGTGA